AATATGCCTGCTTTAAATATCGATCGGGCGATTAAAGGTGCTTCGAAAGAAGGGGCTAATCTGGAAGAGATAGTATATGAAGCTTATGGTCCTTTTGGGGTAGCTGTACTAATCCAGTCAGTTATAGATAATAAGAATCGCGCAGCATCTCAAATTAAGAGTACTCTTTCTGACCACGGCGGTTCTCTTGGTGGTTCAGGTTCTGTGTCTTGGATGTTTGAACAAAAAGGCTTAATAACAATTGAGACAAAAGATATGAATCAAACCAAAAAGGAGGAGTTCGAGCTTAATGCTATTGATTTAGGAGTAGAAGATATAAAACAAGAGGATAGTCTTTTGGAGATTTATACTGCTCCACATGATATTCATAAGATCGCAAAAGCACTAAAAGATAAAGGATATATTATTGAATCCGAAAGCTTAGAAATGAAGCCTAAGAATATTGTTAAAATAGATGATTCGGATAAAGCTAGCAAAATCTTAAAATTAATGGATGAGCTGGAAGATTTGGAAGATACTGATCAGGTTTATTCTAACTTTGATATACCGGCCGATATAATTGAGAAAGCAGCCTAAAATGCTTCAAAAAGAAATGATTATATTAGGTATTGATCCTGGTACTGCTACAACTGGCTATGGATTAATCAAAAAAACAAATCAGGGAATAAAGCATATTAGCCACGGCTGTATTTTTACACCTTCTAAAGAGCAATTTGAAAAAAGGCTTGAAAAAATATTTGATGTATTGCAAATACTGATAAAAAAATATAAACCAGACATAGCCGCCGTTGAAAATATTTTCTTTTTTAAAAACGAAAAAACCGCCTTTTCCGTTGGTCAGGCAAGGGGAGTTATTCTATTAGCTGCTATAAAAAATCATCTCGATATATTCGAAGCAACACCGTTAGAAGTTAAGCAGGCAGTTTCAGGTTATGGGAGGGCTGAAAAAATGCAGGTTCAGAGAATGGTTAAACTTTTACTCAATCTTCCCGAGATACCAAGACCCGATGATGCTGCCGATGCTTTAGCTGTAGCAATTACTTGCGCTCACAGTATAAAAAAATATCTTCCTAAAAATTAATATCTAATTTAAATAATATTTTCTGATTTTAGTCTTTAGGTTTATAATAAAAATATGATAGGAAGATTAAGAGGCAAAATTGTAGAAAAGCGCTTGGATTGGGTTTTATTAGATGTTTCCGGCGTAGGCTATAAAATTTTTACTTTGCCTAAAAATTTTAACGACATTACCAAAGATGAAGCAGTTTTTTACACATATCTTTATGTTCGTGAAGATATGCTTAATTTGTACGGATTTTTAAAAGAAGATGAACTTGATCTTTTTGAAATGCTTATCTCTATATCTGGCGTCGGTCCTAAGGCGGCACTCGGCATATTAAGTGTTGGGGATACTTCAACTATTAAAAAAGCTATAGCAGAAGGAAGAAGTGAAATATTAATGGGTGTTTCCGGAGTTGGAAGAAAAATGGCAGACAGAGTAATTTTAGAGCTTAAGAATAAAGTTCAATTGGAAGGTATTACGGTTTTGCCAAGATTGATATCTCAGGAAGACGAAGAAGTTATTCAGGCTTTGGTGAACTTAGGATATAAAAAATCGGAAAGCTTACAAGCAGTTTCAAAGGTTCAAGATATAGAAAACGTCGAGAAAAAAGTAACAGAAGCATTAAAAAATTTGAGTAAATAATATGGATGATGAAGATATATTAGATTCAAATAACGAAGAAGAATTTGAAGAAACTTTAAGGCCAAGAAAACTGGATGAATATATCGGGCAAGAAAAAATAAAAGATAACCTCAAAATTTTTCTTGGTGCTGCTAAGAAAAGAAAAGAGCCATTAGATCACCTGCTTCTTTACGGCCCGCCAGGATTAGGCAAAACAACCCTTGCTTATATTATTGCTAATGAGATGAACACGGGCATCAAGATAACATCTGGTCCGGCTATTGAGAGAGCAGGCGATCTTGCAAGCATCATAACTAATCTTTCTGACGGCGATATTTTATTTATTGATGAAATTCATCGTTTAAATAGAACAGTAGAGGAAGTTCTTTATCCTGCTATGGAAGAATATAAGCTTGATATTGTAATAGGCAAAGGGCCCAGTGCTAAGACTTTAAGACTGGACGTTCCAAGATTTACAATTGTGGCGGCAACAACGAGAGCTAATTTATTGTCCTCGCCATTAAGGGATAGATTTGGGGCTGTTCATAGATTGGATTTTTATAATGAAGAAGAAATAGGTAAAATCGTAAATCGCTCCTCTTCAATTTTAAAAGTACAAATAGATAAAGAAGGGATTAACGAAATTGCC
Above is a genomic segment from bacterium CG_4_10_14_0_2_um_filter_33_32 containing:
- a CDS encoding crossover junction endodeoxyribonuclease RuvC; amino-acid sequence: MIILGIDPGTATTGYGLIKKTNQGIKHISHGCIFTPSKEQFEKRLEKIFDVLQILIKKYKPDIAAVENIFFFKNEKTAFSVGQARGVILLAAIKNHLDIFEATPLEVKQAVSGYGRAEKMQVQRMVKLLLNLPEIPRPDDAADALAVAITCAHSIKKYLPKN
- the ruvA gene encoding Holliday junction branch migration protein RuvA, whose amino-acid sequence is MIGRLRGKIVEKRLDWVLLDVSGVGYKIFTLPKNFNDITKDEAVFYTYLYVREDMLNLYGFLKEDELDLFEMLISISGVGPKAALGILSVGDTSTIKKAIAEGRSEILMGVSGVGRKMADRVILELKNKVQLEGITVLPRLISQEDEEVIQALVNLGYKKSESLQAVSKVQDIENVEKKVTEALKNLSK
- a CDS encoding Holliday junction branch migration DNA helicase RuvB, yielding MDDEDILDSNNEEEFEETLRPRKLDEYIGQEKIKDNLKIFLGAAKKRKEPLDHLLLYGPPGLGKTTLAYIIANEMNTGIKITSGPAIERAGDLASIITNLSDGDILFIDEIHRLNRTVEEVLYPAMEEYKLDIVIGKGPSAKTLRLDVPRFTIVAATTRANLLSSPLRDRFGAVHRLDFYNEEEIGKIVNRSSSILKVQIDKEGINEIAKRARKTPRIANRLLKRVRDYADIKADGKICLEIAKSALEMMEIDNKGLDKLDRNILKIMIDNFGGGPVGIETIAASIGEDRGAIEEVHEPYLIQVGFLERTRQGRKVTQKALKHMGKRIQDQLFNG
- a CDS encoding YebC/PmpR family DNA-binding transcriptional regulator; this translates as MSGHSKWATIKRKKGAADQKRGQAFSKIVRMITIAAKNGPDPDTNFRLRLAIDKAKEVNMPALNIDRAIKGASKEGANLEEIVYEAYGPFGVAVLIQSVIDNKNRAASQIKSTLSDHGGSLGGSGSVSWMFEQKGLITIETKDMNQTKKEEFELNAIDLGVEDIKQEDSLLEIYTAPHDIHKIAKALKDKGYIIESESLEMKPKNIVKIDDSDKASKILKLMDELEDLEDTDQVYSNFDIPADIIEKAA